The nucleotide sequence tcaataaaacggtccgcggatgacatttggcaaaaatgaattttttgttttttggtaggactgttataagcttacatggcaaatttcagcgtgatatgtcacatagtttgttttctgtgctactgtaaacaagtcaaaccctgtatatctaTGCTGGAGCTATTCTGCGTCACCGGACTGATGGCAACCTTCGCAGTTACACACATTTAACTAGGGAGTGCACTGCTTactacacaggccgacaaaatttaaccaacattcagacccagaaaccagactatatatttccgaaggtttatgatacgctgaatccaaatctgacctcagaattgctctatcagctctggttttcgagatatcctaacctaaaagtgcaaaaaacaccgtttttgcccatatttgaggttatgtagccttgcagatgttttctttcaccaaaattaaagaatggcatctttaaatacaagctttcttttttcaaatggcgctgagtttgctcaaatatcactttttttcgctgagatatcgcattttgaaattttcatgtttttaaattttcctgaggctaatatgggcaaaaacggtgttttttgaacttttaggttaggatatctcgaaaaccagcgCTGATacagcaattctgaggccagatttggattcagcgtatcataaaccttcggaaatattgtatatagtctggtttctgggtctgagatgCTGTCGGCCTGTGCTATTAAAGgtgctttttgtgtttttgttccctATAAGGGTAATTTTAATCTTCGAAACAGACATAAGTCACAGGAGGCTACAAAGTCATCCCATTTAGTTCTTtggtctttttaaatatttccgcACAAGATTTGAAACATTCGCTGACGCCTTACATcgggttgatggtcggtattattacatgaaacaacccatggggtcagcatatgacgaCCATTGGAAACATTGAGGATCCGATTTGCCTGCCTTGCTTACAGGAGTAGGATAGCATTAggcggtttgccattacctggcGTAGCGGAACCTTTTTGTATTTCATGTCCGTGGTTTCGAACCCTTGCACTACCGTATGGTAGTCACCCATTTCACTCATTCGCCTAAAACAGCcgcttatttatatttatttatagcgCATTTCGTTCATCATCGAAAATCTGTCATCAAGATTATTCTCACTCTCTTCCTTCGCTTTtccttcattttcattttaatgagtaaaactttacaaaaacgAGCGCTCATTTcctatttcattatttcattttatcaaTTTGCTCTAAACCCAATTAATTACAAACTTTAtgacaattaaaatattttacaatcatTTAATTCACAAAACGagcaaattattgtaataaaaacaacaacagaaaataaGCATTGAGATATTTGCACTAAAAATGTTCCAAAACTTACCCATCCGCAGGCGATTGGTGCGCACAGAACGAAagtaacaacaactacaacaggtACCGAGGTGGGTGAATGAGGCGCCCAGTTAGCTTGCAACTTCATAGTTACACAAAATTTAACTGAATCAAATTTGtcgaaaaactataattttactGGCGGCCGAAAAATAAACAAGCACACAAAACgggaaaaaggaaaatttagaTAGACGCAAAGTATGAAACGCGTGtttaaatttgtgtatttaaaaaaaaaaacaataaataaaagcgCATATAAAAGAGTTATCGCCAAAGATTcgattataatttgttttaaattaacattttgtctcgcttttttaattgtttataaatttttggttttatttttaaacgcaataatttcaaataacaaTGGGgcttttaaaaattgtgaaaaaaattgtttgtcataGCAATTTTCAAGCTTCACTGAAGCAGcaaatccaaaacaaaaaaagaacaatcgAAAATCATTCAAAATGACATTTGTTTGTTAAATAATCGCATGAATACAcaggtatacatatacacatatacgcacatgcagaagtataaaaatggaaaatttttgttttttgaaaattgctttCATTTGGGCGTTACGCCTCAATGGTAGCGATGGTAGTTGAGCGATAATGTCGGTGTTTGccactttacatttttttggcagttttaaatgcaattttaattttcgtaaaTTTCGAAATCGCTAACCAGTGAAGCTATAAAAAGCAAGGGACGTgcattttaaaaccaaaatacTGGGTTTTTCGAGCCAGGAAGTCTTTTCTCATATAGGAAGTGCGCATTTTTTAACCTCCATAAACgtcaaaatttgacaaaatggcgcctACTGTCAAAGTTGCTTTGCTGAATTTGGTTGTGCTTGTGTTTTCTGGTTTGGCAGCAGCGGAGGTAAGCCTGAGATTGTTCAAATGAAAGctcaaatatatgaaatatgcatatatgtagtgCTGATGGCTCCGTTATTTGCAGAAAGTCATGCGGCCTAATTTGAAAGATATCAAACTTTGGAGTGATGAAAAACATGTTTCGCATAACATCGCCTATGACCCCAAGGACCCACATGTGAATTTTACGTTTAATGTGCTGAAGGTATAAAAATTTGCTAAACTAACAAatctaaaatataattttaaaaaattttacttagcTCATAGCTCATTTATAATGAAAATTCTAACAAgtaaaaaagtttatataaaatagATTTGAACTAAATTGTATAGTTTTTTCTTAGaattctatacattttttttaatactattttCTAGGACCTAAATAATGTCGACATCCATGCTGAAATTCGTATTACACAGAAGATCGATCCAACGTATTTTTTTACGACAAATACCACCTTGAATTTTTGCCGCATTATAGGTTGGCGTAATCTGTCAGCAATCGGTTCATTGATTCACGCCTACTTGAAAGAGTATGGACATTTGATTGAGAAATGTCCGATAGTGAAGGTGAGagtttgtacatatttttaaaaaattttagtttttcagtTTTCTATATAGAAGTGGAAATGGCTTTTGATAGCAACGACAGAAACAAATTGcctttttccaataagaggtgatactttgataaaagatcaatggtttcgttgcttgtgtggctcgTAGCGGcgtcgccgtcttgttgaaaataaacgttgtccagatcaataccatccaatttcggtataaaaa is from Anastrepha ludens isolate Willacy chromosome 4, idAnaLude1.1, whole genome shotgun sequence and encodes:
- the LOC128861951 gene encoding uncharacterized protein LOC128861951, which codes for MAPTVKVALLNLVVLVFSGLAAAEKVMRPNLKDIKLWSDEKHVSHNIAYDPKDPHVNFTFNVLKDLNNVDIHAEIRITQKIDPTYFFTTNTTLNFCRIIGWRNLSAIGSLIHAYLKEYGHLIEKCPIVKGKYYMHRVWIPEDPAFATLPEVDYEINFSAYHLDASNNRELIINDHIVGEGVVKDVNNVKSGFLALLPKNG